From Sphingobacteriales bacterium:
AGCTGAGACTGAAAAAGAGGAAGAAGAAATTCTCAGGATGCGTGAACAAGCTACCAAAGAAATTGAAGAAAGGCTGTTAAAAGCATACAATAAAATCAGAGCCACCTATCTGAATAAACTTGCCGTTGTGCCTATCGAAAGGGATGCCTGCGGGGGTTGCTTCAGTCAGGTTCCGCCTCAGCGCCAGTTAGATGTCAGGTTACATCTTAAAATTATTGCCTGTGAAAACTGTGGAAGGATTTTAATTGACCACGATCTGGCTGAAGAAATTAAAAACAATAATTCCTGATTACAGACTGTTTATTTTTTCTTGTCTTTTTCCTTATCCTTTTTCCCAAATACAGAGAAATGTACGTAGTGTGAGGGATTTTTCTGAATGTCTTCCAGTAGAAGATTCAGGTTTTTGCTGGCATTTTCAAGATTTATATACAGGCTGTCGTTGTTGACAAGCATTCCAACCGTGCCTTCTCCTTTATTGATTTTTTCGCTTATTGAATTCACCTTTTCAATGGTTTGGCGGCTCTGAGCAATCACTTCACCGAGATGGGCTGCTTCCACGGTATCTGATATGGCACTCATATTCTGAATGAAATGATTTATTTCATCGTTGTTGTCTTTGAGTGTACGGGAGATCGATGATATGTTTTTCAGTATTTCATTCAGCCTTTCAATGGATCGGTAATTATTGAATTTATCGGTGCTCTGAGTAAGATTTTCAGTAGTTTTTTTCAGGTTCTCGATAATGGCTTCAAGATTTTCAGTGCCTTTGTTTTCAAGCACTTTGTTCAGTTCACTTAAGGATTTGTTTAGTTTTTCCACAACAGGATTTACCACATTGTCCACTGCCTGCGACAGGGTGATGGCTGTTTCTCCTTTCAGAAAATCACGATGTTTGGCTGCGGTTTTTTCATTTGAAGGAATGATTTCGACTGCCTTAGCCCCCAGAATATCGAGGTCGGTTATTTTGGCTACACTGTTTGCAGGAATATGAACATCGCTTTT
This genomic window contains:
- a CDS encoding MCE family protein, whose protein sequence is MKISDESKIGIFAVFTLVILILGFNLLKGKDILRASRTYYAYYDNINGLQESNPVVYKGYRIGKVYDIEVDEEKNMIKVAFVVKSDVHIPANSVAKITDLDILGAKAVEIIPSNEKTAAKHRDFLKGETAITLSQAVDNVVNPVVEKLNKSLSELNKVLENKGTENLEAIIENLKKTTENLTQSTDKFNNYRSIERLNEILKNISSISRTLKDNNDEINHFIQNMSAISDTVEAAHLGEVIAQSRQTIEKVNSISEKINKGEGTVGMLVNNDSLYINLENASKNLNLLLEDIQKNPSHYVHFSVFGKKDKEKDKKK